The DNA window GGAATACGAGTGGTATTCAGTGGGCTATGCCAGAATCTATCGTTAGCGGTTGGAAAATGTGGATATAGACGGTGAGCTCGGTCGGTGTGAGTCGTTGAACCTCTATCCTACTTATCTTTTGGTGGATcatttgttttgaaatgaaCAGTAGAACGTTCAATGATCGATGTCGACCGAtgcatttaaaacataattatattattataacaatcaAGAAAGTTTCATTGGATAAACCGGTTAAGGTGGTCGAAAAATTCATTTATCTTCTCGAGTACCTCTGTGCTcgttaaatttgttttttgtttatttcttgtCTATTGGTGAATTTTTTGTGTTAGtgttttataaatgttatttattttatttttggtagcactactctcatttatataattttacaaaagaaaaatcattttcaaaaactttcttcatatacattaaattttggtttccaacaaaaaaattatcattaaaattgATAAAGCAAAACTtcgaaataaaataaatcaatatttattcaaaacCACATACAAATTCAAGACGTAAGTAATCAGGCATGCAAAGCAGGAACATATATCCTCTCCGGCTTAACATAGACGTGGGTCTGTCCAGATGCATACGCTCACGGATTATctatttgtttgttttctaGCTTCAatttatagttgttttgttcTTCCGGCGGCGACAGCTGTTTTCCTCCATGCATCCACATTACGCGTGtaacaattttatttcattcatatccTTTCACTCTCTCTAGCTACTAACTACTAGCtagtctctctctctatatatagatAATGTTCTCGATCGATCAATATATCATCATCACCATCTAATTGGTAAAAATGACAATCACAATTAGGAGcatatttcttttcttcttcgtCTTCCTAGTGCTATCTACTAACCTAGTAGTTCATGGACAAGACAGGGAGGAGAGGAATCCCTACGTCTTCGAAGACCAACACTTTCAGACAAAGTTCGAGTCAGAATATGGAAGAATTAGGCTTCTTCAAAACTTTGCCGAAAGGTCCAAGCTACTCGCAGGCCTCAATAACCATCGCGTCTCCATCCTCGAAGCCAATCCCAGCACTTTCATAGCTCCATACCATTTGGATGCCGACGCCCTCTTCTTCGTGGCCGAGGGTAAAGCAACTATCAACTTGGTTCGCCAGCAGGACAAAAGAGAGACTTTCGGCCTAAGGAAAGGCGATATCATTCGAATCCCTTCGGGTACAACAGTCTACTTGATTAACAAAGATAGAAAAGAGAAGCTCATTGTGATCAAGCTCTTACAGCCCGTCTCAACTCCGGGCCATTTCGAGGCATTCTTCGGTCCTGCAGGTAAAGATCACGAATCATTTTTCAACGTTTTCAGCCCAGAACTGCTCGAGTCTGCTTTCAACGTTAAGAGGGAGAAATTCCAGAGGGTGTTCGAAAAACAGAGCCAGGGAGTGATCGTTAAAGCTTCGGAACAACAGATTGAAGCCATATCACAGGAGGAAGAGGCAGCTGGAATTCGTCGGCCATTCAGAAGAGGCAGTGAAGGTCCTTTGAATCTATTCGAGAAGCGTTATGCCTCTgaatcaaaatcaaaccaatatGGACAGTTGTTTGAGGTTGCTGCCGATGACAACAAGGACTTGCGCGAACTGAACGTTGGGGTTTCCTTTGCGAACATCACCAAGGGATCCATGACAGCTCCGCTCTTCAACTCCAAGGCCACAAAGATAGTCTTCGTGATCAAAGGAGAAGGTTACTTCGAACTGGCGTCCCCTCAATCTCATGACCAACAAAAACAACATGCCTACGAGAAAGTGAGCGGGCAGTTGCGAAAAGGTGTCATCTATGTAGTGCCTGCAGGACATCCGGTCATCACGGTCAGTCATGGCAGTCAGAACCTGGAACTTCTCAGTCTGGAAGTGAATGGGTTGAAGAACGAGAAAAATACATTAGCTGGACGGAGGAATATAATAAGGCAGCTGGAGAAGACTGCGTTGGAGTTGTCTTTCGGTGGGGTACAAGAGAAAGAAGTGAGGGAAGTGTTCGAGAGCCAATCCGAAGACTTCTTCTTCAAGGGACCCTCTGAGCAATCTCACCACAAGAAAAGGCAGCAGCAAGAGGATCAAGAACAGATCTAGTGTTTGAATTTCATCTGCTATCAACTAGCTAGGGTTTTGTGTGATCCGAGCAgtgtattataaataatgtgttgtttcttaattaatgaataaaaagtgTATGTGCAGCACTACTTCATGCATGATGttgaacataaataaaatatagatgggCAAGAAAATTCCAACTtcacttttataattaaatattttcctCAATAAGTAAAATAAGCAAATACACGGATTAAGAATTTTGAAATTGCTAAAATGTGTCTTGAGAAAGTTACTCTCACTATtccgatttttatttttatctcatgTAACATTAATACTGTAAACGGTGGTGGTGGGTGTAGAGTTGAAGctaggtattttttttttttgtttttttttgttgggttTCTGATTAGGTTTGGTATTAATAAGTGTAactgaaaaattgattttaatttataagtttattttatatatattagctttataatattatattatataatttaaatatatttttttattgaattaaaatttaattaatatttaattataaaaaattatataataaaaaagttaattttattacaattctttaatattaattattaatttcatttaatatttattattaatgcaATTACAATAGCAAAATTATTAATGTACACGAGTTTTCTAGGTCACCAAAATTTGGAATTTAGTGAATCTATAAATACATGTACACATTTTTGCTCCCTCGTTATGATGcatgttttttttcaaaatatagtcATTATCATAATTATCATCGTTAGAGTGATCGTCTTCGTTATTGTTATCTCCACCTTTATCAATAACATGACGtctcacaaaattaaaattatttaaaatatttaattgtcaAAGTATGTCGATAATGAtactcttttaattttattttaaatataattttttattttttaaaataattaaggtaATAAACCGATGAGatggaaattgaaaaaaaaaattgaaagggaaaaaaataattaatatgagagATGAGAGAGATAGATAGTTACTTGGATGAAgtatgtataatttaaataaattaataaataatatagacaTGTAATTCATGTGGTATGCcacttaacttaatttttaatgtttatgtccatatttatgttagtttaaataaatttgttatattttgtcaagtatataaacaaaatattttctggtacatatatatttgaaaaaattatttcctACATTAGCAGACAAggaatgatttgattttttttttaatagaaatgaCTTAtagtcatttaattaataaaactcaaTAAGAGAAAGTGAGttcaagagttttttttatgaagataaaaatatacttttatccTAATTTGAATCAAACAATAAGCAGCAAACATTACAGCAACAAACATTAATAACCATAAAACAGCAAACTAAAAACATCCATGTTTGGTTTTTAAGACTTCCTCAAATGTAATTTTCTATTGTTGACATAATTCCAAATTTGCCGAAGTTATAGGGATGCTCCGCCATGTGTGAATTATGGTTAGACCATCAAAGAAAACATATTCGTTCTTCATTCTTTCTAGTCCTTCAAAATATTCTACAGTTTCTTTCGACGCAGATTTAATACATTATTGCTCCATAGAAACATTTGAATACATTAGCTTTGAATGTATTTCCTTTAGTCTTCCTTAGCACAACCTTCTTAATAAGATTTCAATCCTTGGGAAAGCTACCAAAACTGAAGTTATTAgcatttttttccaaaatactttcgtatatatatattcccCGAGGATATGAGTTATTGTTTCCTCGTGTGTTCGAACAGAGTACAAATCTTGTACATGGAAAAGTCAAAAACTTGCTGATCTTATCCCTTGGCAATGACTATTTGTCTCAACGCTAGCCAAAGAACAATTCGATACCGGGGTATATAATTTTAGTAGACCAAATTAAACACGATGCCTCCGAGGTTTTGGAATATGTATAACAGTACTTTAAAATTTAACGTTTTTTTAATTCttacctatttttattttattttttattttaatattataacttattattaaatatattccaaatttaaatatatatatatatatatatatatatatatatatatatattcaaattatgatttatatataatataataaatattatcctcacttaatatttttataaataattaatcaatacataattaatttaaaatatcttaacatTTACACCATAATAActtcataattaataaaaattattacaataatcatattttaaaatgagtgGTGATCTTGGTGAAAATATCACTACCTCTCATACCAATTTTTTTGTTGACTACAAATGATGATAGTGAGTTATTTATCTTAGTTCAAAGAGAATCGTTttgatcatatttatttttcttctgaAAGTAGTTTTTTAAagtacttttatttattaatagtagATTTGATCatgtcaaaaaataattaattttataatatgattataacttattataatgtatttaaaatttacaaatattaaaaataaaaatataaaattataagttatgataataattatattatatactgTATCATagtatacaaaaataaaataaaaataaatgtataaatataaatataaatataaatataaatataaatataaatataaatataaatataaatgtaaaatataacataGCCAGTACATGATCGGCCGAGAATCATAGTCTATGTATTTGCTAAATTTGACCACCCAAGTACTCGTGACAATACAAACATTTTGAACAAAATAATCATGATTAGCAacattaatcattattataaattttagtgTTGTATACATGTAGTGacatttcaaactaaaataaaagaCTACCATGTTTACTcataaacaaagaaaaatgaaatatagATGTGTTGAGTTCCCATTTAACTTTTATGGAGCCTTTAAACCTTAAACATATTCCTCATCATTACCCAAAAGATGGAAACAACCAAATATTCAATTTTGACCCTTCAAAAGTGAAAAATAGAACCTTGATCATGAAAAGGGTGGTATATGTAGCTAGGTAGGGTAACAAATAGGTGGCTACCTCAATTTCCtcaacattaatttatatatcaagTAATATGAATTTGACATAGACTCATGAGTTAATAAAAATGATGACATGACTTTTATCGTGGTTTAACAAGATAAAATTTGGCTACGTCCACTAGAATAAAGAATCTTATTTAGGTGAacaaaatagagattacaacaTGATAGTCTATGGTTATGACACGactttatataacactcggtcctcCAAAACCCTAATAGATATAAAACTGGAACTGAAAACGATGCTTTCAAGACAAAGACTTCAACTTTCTAAAAGTGTTCAACTACACTTTTAAATAAGCCTCAACTATGTCAACACTAATATCTTGGCAAAAACtctccaaaatattataacaatatttttttagttatattatcataataaaatatcatatttccttttgtgttaatcttatttccttaaatcaagattatacactaaaaaatatattttctttttcttcaatattctctttcatTGTACCATCAATTCAAGACAACTCAACAAATCTTCACATTTACTTAAATTCCCTAAATACATTAATCAATGCCTAGATATTCTATCTCCTCCTTCTCTAATCTAGAGTTggcttaaataattaattaatagatgcattcgtcaatgttggatggcctagatgcattcgtcaatgttggatggcctagatgcatcCATCAATGCTGGATTACTCAAATGTATTTGTCAATGTCGAATGGTTCTGATACATTATTCAATTACAAATGGCCCAGATGTTTTAGTCAAAGCCGAATGGACCAGATTCATTCGTCAATTCCAGAGATGgtctagatgcattagtcaattcCAAAGgtggcctagatgcattagtcaatgtcataTGTGGCTCAGATGCATTAATCAATGTTAGAGGTGTCCTAGATGCATTGGTCAATGCTAGAGGTGACctagatacattagtcaatgtcaaagGTGGCCTAGATGAATTAGTCAATTCTAGAGGTGACCCTTATGCATTAGTCATTGTCAAAGGTGGCCAAGATACATTAGTCAATACTAGAGGTGACACAAATGTATTAGTAAATTCCAAAGGTGGcccatatgcattagtcaatgttagagGTGACCcatatgcattaatcaatgctaGAGGTGGCCTAAATGCATTGGTCAATGTCAAAGGTGtcccaaatgcattagtcaataccAAAGGTAGCCTTGATACATTACACAATTTCAGAGGTGGccagatacattagtcaatgttaaaGGTGAACTAGAGGCGTTAGTCAATGTTAAAGGTGGTCCATATACATTAGACAATGTCAAAGGTGGCctagatacattagtcaatgctagaggtggcttagatgcattagtcaacaCCAAAGGTGTCCTAGATGCATTAGTTAATGTTAGATGTGGCCAGatgtattagtcaatgccaAAGGTAACCCTGATACATTAGTTAATGTCAAAGGTGGCCCTGATGTGTTAGTCAATACCAAATGTGGCCTAGATGTATTTGTTAATGTTAGAGATGGtccaaatgcattagtcaatgttagagGTGGGTGAATATCCCCAGCCTCCATGAGATcctaggttcgagcccgtcaggcgacaagttctacgcctagttaaatggttaagtgtgtttgcgggttatgtgCTTAACCCAAGGGAATTAGTCACACTCTAAAAGAGAATCGAAACtcagcgttctaaaaaaaatgttagaggtgACTCAAATGCATTAGCAAATGCTAAAGGtgacctagatgcattagtcaatgttagatGACCTAGATGATTTATCGTCTCTCACTTCTAGATCAAAAGTTGTCTCTAACACAACTTAACAACTTCTTTATTAACCCACATATTCAAGTCTACTAAAAAAATCTCCACTTTGACTTGAATACTTTAAGATATCTCATATGTATTTAGGGACagaccaaaaaaatatatgtaggtagacttaaaataaaattaaatgacgAGGGAAAGATgagatttaaaaatatcattgcGGGTAggaaaatattgttattattattacttttaaaatattggtATATGTCATATTCatgatgttaatttttttttaaaattaattatttattataaatattatttagacataaaacaaataaacacaatttgagaaataaaaaacttaaacaaaaactatcatctaaataattataatcaaagaaactttaaaatatatatacattaataataatatgaaaacatATCAAAGTTTGTTTTCTTCGaaatttttatccaaaatttaatatttttcacatttcacATTATTTATCTAATCATTTCTTTTATCCATAAAATAGTAagatactttttatttaatattttttattttatctatatattttatatatttaaaagtataattttatctttttatctgat is part of the Impatiens glandulifera chromosome 1, dImpGla2.1, whole genome shotgun sequence genome and encodes:
- the LOC124911655 gene encoding vicilin Cor a 11.0101-like gives rise to the protein MTITIRSIFLFFFVFLVLSTNLVVHGQDREERNPYVFEDQHFQTKFESEYGRIRLLQNFAERSKLLAGLNNHRVSILEANPSTFIAPYHLDADALFFVAEGKATINLVRQQDKRETFGLRKGDIIRIPSGTTVYLINKDRKEKLIVIKLLQPVSTPGHFEAFFGPAGKDHESFFNVFSPELLESAFNVKREKFQRVFEKQSQGVIVKASEQQIEAISQEEEAAGIRRPFRRGSEGPLNLFEKRYASESKSNQYGQLFEVAADDNKDLRELNVGVSFANITKGSMTAPLFNSKATKIVFVIKGEGYFELASPQSHDQQKQHAYEKVSGQLRKGVIYVVPAGHPVITVSHGSQNLELLSLEVNGLKNEKNTLAGRRNIIRQLEKTALELSFGGVQEKEVREVFESQSEDFFFKGPSEQSHHKKRQQQEDQEQI